One part of the Quercus lobata isolate SW786 chromosome 7, ValleyOak3.0 Primary Assembly, whole genome shotgun sequence genome encodes these proteins:
- the LOC115953626 gene encoding uncharacterized protein LOC115953626, translated as MPHRTRPMTALLVFTGLNVALVSTITPVYDFVCFLPYWERRREQRRREWEVSLAKGFESK; from the exons ATGCCGCATAGAACCCGACCTATGACTGCCCTTTTGGTATTTACTGGACTCAACGTCGCTCTGGTTTCAACCATTACACCTGTCTATGATTTCGTGTGCTTTCTTCCATACTGGGAAAGAAGG AGAGAACAACGGCGTCGAGAATGGGAAGTTTCTTTAGCAAAGGGGTttgaatcaaaataa